In one Paracoccus everestensis genomic region, the following are encoded:
- a CDS encoding H-NS histone family protein: MDINYNELSLEQLKEINKKSAAAIADFQNRKKKEAIAKATEIAKAAGFSSLEDMLAAQPARQKAEAKYRHPENPDLTWSGRGRKPGWIVEALEAGRSLDDLAI, encoded by the coding sequence ATGGACATCAATTACAACGAGCTGTCACTCGAGCAGTTGAAAGAGATCAACAAGAAATCAGCAGCGGCCATTGCCGATTTCCAGAACCGCAAGAAGAAGGAAGCCATCGCGAAAGCCACCGAGATTGCAAAGGCCGCAGGGTTTTCCTCGCTGGAAGATATGCTGGCTGCTCAACCCGCCAGGCAGAAAGCCGAGGCGAAATACCGCCACCCGGAAAATCCCGATCTGACCTGGAGCGGCCGCGGGCGCAAGCCGGGATGGATTGTGGAAGCTTTGGAAGCAGGCAGGTCGCTTGACGATCTTGCGATCTGA
- a CDS encoding IS481 family transposase, translating into MLISLHKQATTTPKIRAAIQASSEPAWLVAERYGISEQTVWKWRSRDDVHDRSHTPHRLQTTLTPAQEAVAVALRRALLLPLDDLLAVVREFLNPHVSRSGLDRCLRRHGVGNLQALKPREPKPAHGSFKAYEPGHLHIDIKYLPQMADEDRRRYLFVAIDRATRWVFVRIYPAQTAANARRFLRDLERAAPMKITRMLTDNGKAFTDRLFGLRKRAATGQHEFDLLCAELGIEHRLAPPMHPQTNGMVERFNGRIEDVLQSHRFHSGEDLEQTILRYVHLYNTQLPQSALNARTPIGALKDWQRHRPELFRKRVYNLAGCDR; encoded by the coding sequence ATGCTGATTTCTCTGCACAAGCAGGCGACCACGACGCCAAAGATCCGGGCCGCGATCCAGGCGAGCAGCGAACCGGCATGGCTGGTGGCAGAGCGCTACGGGATCTCCGAGCAGACGGTGTGGAAGTGGCGCAGCCGCGATGACGTCCACGACCGGAGCCACACGCCGCACCGCTTGCAAACGACCCTGACGCCTGCCCAGGAGGCCGTCGCGGTGGCGCTGCGAAGGGCGCTTCTCTTACCGCTCGACGACCTGCTCGCGGTCGTGCGCGAGTTCCTCAATCCGCACGTCTCGCGTTCGGGCCTCGACCGCTGCCTGCGTCGCCATGGGGTGGGAAACCTGCAGGCGTTGAAGCCCCGGGAGCCGAAGCCCGCGCACGGCAGCTTCAAGGCCTATGAGCCCGGTCACCTGCACATCGACATCAAGTATCTGCCGCAGATGGCCGACGAGGATCGCCGCCGCTATCTCTTCGTGGCCATCGACCGGGCGACCCGATGGGTCTTTGTGCGCATCTACCCGGCGCAGACCGCGGCCAACGCGCGTCGTTTCCTGCGCGACCTTGAGCGTGCCGCACCGATGAAGATCACCCGCATGCTGACGGACAACGGCAAGGCTTTCACCGACCGCCTGTTCGGCCTGCGCAAGCGCGCTGCCACCGGCCAGCACGAGTTCGACCTGCTCTGCGCCGAACTTGGCATCGAGCACCGCCTCGCGCCCCCGATGCACCCGCAGACCAACGGAATGGTCGAGCGCTTCAACGGCCGGATAGAGGATGTCCTGCAGAGCCATCGCTTCCACAGCGGCGAGGACCTGGAGCAGACCATCCTGCGATATGTCCACCTCTACAACACGCAGCTCCCGCAATCAGCCCTGAACGCCCGAACACCCATCGGCGCTCTCAAGGACTGGCAACGTCACAGACCCGAGCTGTTCAGGAAACGCGTCTACAATCTCGCGGGATGTGACAGGTAG
- a CDS encoding DUF475 domain-containing protein, producing MPSDGAAARPLLRYFTWAFIVTAIGLMLGAYLGWQMTGTFGGMLTIFFICTVLAVLEISLSFDNAIVNANKLKEMTPVWQRRFLTWGILIAVFGMRIVFPLLIVVVAARIGPWEAIVLAAAQPEEYARIMHDAHLPIAAFGGTFLMMVGLSFFFDHEKDVHWVRWLEAKMQKYATIRGIEVALVLSLILVFSSFLDPVESEVFFKSAIWGLLTFLLVEVLGGLLDSTQETLVAGAKGGLGAFLYLEVLDASFSFDGVIGAFALTQNLFIIAIGLGIGAMYVRSMTIMLVEKGTLAQYRYLEHGAFYAIIALSVIMFLQSFVHIPEVITGLGGAALIGVSLWSSIRWNRRSAQAGE from the coding sequence ATGCCTTCTGATGGCGCGGCCGCGCGGCCGCTCCTTCGCTATTTCACCTGGGCCTTTATCGTCACGGCCATCGGCCTGATGCTTGGCGCCTATCTGGGCTGGCAGATGACCGGCACCTTTGGCGGAATGCTGACGATCTTCTTCATCTGCACCGTCCTGGCGGTGCTCGAGATCTCGTTGTCCTTCGACAACGCGATCGTCAATGCCAACAAGCTGAAGGAGATGACGCCTGTCTGGCAGCGCCGCTTTCTGACTTGGGGCATCCTGATCGCCGTCTTCGGGATGCGGATCGTCTTTCCGCTTCTGATCGTGGTGGTGGCCGCCCGGATCGGCCCGTGGGAGGCCATCGTGCTGGCCGCCGCACAGCCCGAGGAATACGCCCGCATCATGCATGACGCCCATCTGCCCATCGCGGCCTTTGGCGGCACCTTCCTGATGATGGTGGGCCTGTCCTTCTTCTTCGACCACGAGAAGGACGTTCACTGGGTTCGCTGGCTGGAAGCCAAGATGCAGAAATATGCCACGATCCGCGGCATCGAGGTCGCCCTGGTGCTGTCGCTCATTCTCGTCTTCTCGAGTTTTCTGGACCCGGTCGAATCCGAGGTCTTCTTCAAGTCCGCCATCTGGGGCCTGCTGACCTTTCTGCTGGTCGAGGTGCTGGGCGGGCTTCTGGACAGCACCCAGGAAACCCTGGTCGCGGGCGCCAAGGGCGGTCTGGGAGCCTTTCTGTATCTAGAGGTTCTGGATGCGTCCTTCAGCTTTGACGGCGTGATCGGGGCCTTCGCGCTGACCCAGAACCTGTTCATCATCGCCATCGGGTTGGGCATTGGGGCCATGTATGTGCGATCCATGACCATCATGCTGGTTGAGAAGGGGACTCTGGCCCAGTATCGCTATCTGGAACACGGCGCCTTCTACGCAATCATTGCGCTGTCGGTGATCATGTTCCTGCAATCCTTTGTCCATATCCCCGAGGTCATCACCGGCCTGGGCGGCGCGGCGCTGATCGGCGTCTCGCTGTGGTCCTCGATTCGCTGGAACAGAAGATCCGCCCAGGCAGGCGAGTGA
- a CDS encoding IS110 family RNA-guided transposase: MINRTIGIDLAIRGDHVAQIYDNGQPVGRPIRFRHNPCSLDAFVARAISDIGPDDCVQAIMEPTGMSWFPVAHRLADVGVAVARVKGKRVKALRRYLSEHAKTDLADAHVLAAIPSFGGPRLDPVHIPAPKSHALQRLTKQRSRFQDAVASAKRRLLDLVRWASPLLERVLPDFGTRLAMALLQHWVDPEVVLKARRSTIARFIALHASGNHPHSGAFVDALIEGLRQAAREALALHRDHLDFTELQAEICIEIDVMKVNMLARDQLTLKIEAIYCELQPEDVLRTIPGIGRHLAPVLLGVLHCADRFQSERHIRGFCGLFPRRSDSGGTERPGQKITQGGNDRIKRALMLAADAARKIDPDLAEVYCKMMTHRSHHHKQALCAVANRLVSRIFHVLRTGKPYILRDRDGREISLAEAKALITERYTVSESIRATRRVNRVSIAA, from the coding sequence ATGATCAACAGAACGATTGGAATAGACCTCGCCATCCGAGGTGATCATGTCGCCCAGATCTACGACAATGGCCAGCCTGTCGGCCGGCCCATACGGTTCCGTCACAACCCTTGCTCCCTAGACGCTTTCGTTGCGCGCGCAATCTCCGATATAGGCCCGGATGACTGCGTGCAGGCGATCATGGAACCCACCGGCATGAGCTGGTTTCCGGTTGCCCACCGGCTCGCCGATGTCGGCGTCGCAGTCGCGCGCGTCAAAGGCAAGCGGGTGAAGGCCCTGCGCCGCTACCTGTCTGAACACGCCAAGACCGATCTGGCGGATGCGCATGTCTTGGCTGCCATTCCGAGCTTCGGAGGGCCGAGGCTCGATCCGGTTCATATCCCAGCCCCGAAGAGCCATGCCTTGCAGCGTCTTACCAAGCAGCGCAGCCGCTTCCAGGATGCCGTTGCCTCAGCCAAGCGTCGGCTTCTCGATCTCGTTCGATGGGCATCCCCGCTTCTCGAGCGCGTGCTGCCAGACTTCGGCACCCGGCTCGCCATGGCGCTTCTGCAGCATTGGGTCGATCCGGAGGTAGTCCTCAAGGCGCGAAGGTCTACGATCGCACGCTTCATTGCCCTGCATGCCAGCGGAAATCATCCTCATAGCGGTGCCTTTGTTGATGCGCTTATCGAAGGGCTCCGCCAGGCCGCCCGGGAAGCCCTTGCCCTTCATCGCGATCATCTCGACTTTACTGAACTGCAGGCCGAGATCTGCATCGAGATTGATGTCATGAAGGTCAACATGCTCGCTCGGGACCAGTTGACGCTCAAGATCGAGGCAATTTACTGCGAATTGCAGCCCGAAGATGTCCTGCGCACCATCCCCGGCATCGGTCGCCATCTGGCACCCGTGCTGCTGGGGGTGCTCCATTGTGCCGACCGCTTCCAATCTGAGCGACACATTCGCGGCTTCTGCGGTCTGTTTCCGCGCCGTTCGGACAGCGGCGGCACCGAAAGGCCAGGCCAGAAGATCACCCAAGGCGGCAATGATCGGATCAAGCGTGCTCTTATGCTGGCAGCCGACGCCGCCCGAAAGATCGATCCTGATCTTGCCGAGGTCTACTGCAAGATGATGACCCACCGGAGCCACCACCACAAGCAAGCCCTCTGCGCCGTCGCCAATCGGCTCGTCAGCCGCATCTTCCACGTTTTGCGAACTGGGAAGCCATATATCTTGCGTGACCGAGACGGGCGCGAGATCTCTCTTGCCGAGGCAAAGGCCCTGATCACCGAGCGCTACACCGTATCCGAAAGCATCCGTGCCACACGGCGCGTCAATCGAGTTTCCATTGCGGCATAG
- a CDS encoding ATP-binding protein, which translates to MLDRLKLTATWDQLDTLLDEAARADMTLRESLAFLVRREPARRDERRISMASKLAQFPFVRELAGFEFEAWPSLDPGQIR; encoded by the coding sequence ATGCTCGACCGGCTCAAGCTCACGGCCACTTGGGACCAGCTCGACACCCTGCTGGACGAAGCCGCACGGGCTGACATGACCTTGCGCGAGTCCCTGGCCTTTCTGGTCCGGCGCGAGCCCGCCCGGCGCGACGAGCGGCGCATATCCATGGCAAGCAAGCTCGCGCAGTTTCCGTTTGTGCGTGAACTCGCGGGCTTCGAGTTCGAAGCGTGGCCTTCGCTGGATCCGGGGCAGATCCGCTAA
- a CDS encoding IS630 family transposase (programmed frameshift) → MAVGITRTDLSASDLRREAAQVKDARASRRMLALAHVLDGRSRTEAAQSCGMDRQTLRDWVHRYNAEGLAGLVDRPLSGRPARLSAEQMRELAVIVETGPDPSTDKVVRWRRIDLCNVVDQRFGIRVAERTMSAILHRLGFARLSVRPRHPQADGEAHKRYIKNFAELARAALPNEAQGKPLEIWFQDEARVGQQGTLTRVWARKGTRPRAPKDCRYAWAYIFGAVCPARRIGAALVMPYANTEAMNAHLAEISGQVSPGAHALLVLDGAGWHSSTDLIIPPNISLLPLPPYSPELNPVENLWQFLRQNTLANRVFDSYDAIVDVCCDAWNTLLAMPERVASITSRDWAQVSG, encoded by the exons ATGGCAGTGGGCATCACACGCACGGACCTTTCAGCATCGGATCTGCGGCGGGAGGCGGCTCAAGTGAAGGACGCGCGAGCGTCGCGCCGGATGCTTGCGCTGGCGCATGTGCTTGACGGGCGAAGCCGGACGGAAGCGGCACAAAGCTGCGGTATGGATCGGCAGACGCTGCGTGACTGGGTTCATCGTTACAATGCCGAAGGGCTGGCCGGCCTTGTCGATCGGCCGCTTTCCGGGCGGCCAGCGCGGCTCAGCGCCGAGCAGATGCGCGAACTTGCCGTGATCGTCGAAACGGGGCCTGACCCGTCGACGGATAAGGTCGTGCGTTGGCGTCGGATTGACCTCTGCAACGTGGTTGACCAGCGGTTTGGCATTCGCGTGGCGGAGAGGACCATGAGCGCGATCCTTCACCGGCTCGGCTTTGCGCGTCTCTCAGTCCGGCCGCGCCATCCGCAGGCCGATGGCGAAGCGCA CAAGCGGTATATAAAAAACTTTGCCGAACTGGCGCGCGCAGCCTTGCCTAACGAAGCGCAAGGAAAGCCCTTGGAGATTTGGTTCCAAGATGAGGCCAGGGTGGGCCAGCAGGGAACATTGACACGCGTGTGGGCGAGAAAGGGCACACGCCCGCGGGCGCCAAAAGACTGCCGCTACGCCTGGGCCTACATCTTCGGGGCGGTCTGCCCGGCCCGCAGGATCGGTGCGGCGCTCGTCATGCCCTACGCGAACACGGAGGCGATGAACGCCCACCTGGCCGAAATCAGCGGGCAGGTATCGCCCGGTGCACACGCGCTCCTTGTTCTCGATGGCGCCGGCTGGCACAGCTCCACAGACCTCATCATCCCGCCCAACATCAGCCTGCTGCCACTGCCACCTTACAGTCCGGAACTGAACCCGGTCGAGAACCTCTGGCAGTTCCTCCGTCAGAACACCCTCGCGAACCGGGTCTTCGACAGCTACGACGCCATTGTCGACGTCTGCTGCGATGCCTGGAACACCCTCCTCGCAATGCCGGAACGCGTCGCTTCAATCACCTCACGCGATTGGGCGCAGGTCAGTGGATAA
- a CDS encoding ATP-binding protein, producing MLSKGHDNRLFFQRISRRYEKGSILITSNRSVGEWGSVFGDPVVATAILDWLLHHSTLITIRGDSYRLRDKGSLGLLQKAGRAFGADIARHSPTGSVLHVAKGVNSSVRLTSGAVRPADMACR from the coding sequence ATGCTGTCCAAGGGTCATGACAACCGCCTGTTCTTCCAGCGGATATCGCGCCGTTACGAGAAAGGCTCGATCCTGATCACCTCGAACCGTTCCGTCGGCGAATGGGGCAGTGTGTTTGGCGATCCCGTGGTGGCAACGGCAATCCTTGACTGGCTGCTGCATCATTCAACGTTGATCACCATCCGCGGTGACAGCTACCGTCTTCGCGACAAGGGCAGCCTTGGCCTCTTGCAAAAGGCCGGGCGTGCGTTCGGAGCCGATATCGCCAGACATTCACCAACGGGGTCAGTTCTTCACGTCGCCAAAGGGGTCAATTCTTCAGTTCGTTTGACATCAGGGGCTGTTCGTCCCGCCGACATGGCTTGTCGTTGA
- a CDS encoding DMT family transporter: MQTPAPLTILGLVAVATTAIVCGDTAGKLLTEAGVQPLFVAWSRFALAALVLAWSLGLPRTNLGRLLDWRLILRAALIVGGIASILTALRTEPIANVFGAFFIGPIVAYVLSILLLGERASWARTVMLVLGFAGVLLVVRPGGDMGTGMIFALMAGGFYGSYLAATRWLAPFHPSPFLLASQLVIGAVLLLPAGLASVPASADLRIWVLVIVSSLASAFGNYLLVVVNRTTPATVSAPLIYFQLIAATVIGFLVFGDWPEPLALLGLAVILASGLGGLALAPRRQTPVGSTTSHVGGTNSP; the protein is encoded by the coding sequence ATGCAGACCCCTGCGCCTCTGACCATCCTTGGCCTTGTGGCTGTCGCCACCACGGCAATCGTTTGCGGCGACACCGCAGGCAAGCTGCTGACCGAGGCGGGCGTGCAGCCGCTGTTCGTAGCATGGTCGCGCTTCGCCCTTGCCGCATTGGTGCTTGCCTGGTCGCTGGGCTTGCCGCGGACCAACCTGGGCCGCCTGCTGGACTGGAGGCTGATCCTGCGCGCCGCGCTGATCGTCGGCGGCATCGCCTCGATCCTGACCGCGCTGCGAACAGAACCCATTGCCAATGTCTTCGGCGCCTTCTTCATCGGACCGATCGTGGCCTATGTGCTGTCGATCCTGTTGCTGGGCGAACGCGCATCCTGGGCCCGCACCGTGATGCTCGTGCTGGGTTTTGCCGGTGTGTTGCTGGTGGTCCGACCAGGGGGCGACATGGGGACCGGCATGATCTTCGCGCTGATGGCGGGGGGGTTTTACGGCTCTTACCTTGCCGCGACGCGTTGGTTGGCGCCGTTTCATCCCTCGCCCTTTCTGCTGGCCTCGCAACTGGTCATCGGGGCGGTTCTGCTGCTTCCTGCGGGCCTTGCCAGCGTTCCGGCCAGCGCGGACCTGCGGATCTGGGTCTTGGTCATCGTCAGTTCCTTGGCCTCGGCCTTTGGCAACTACCTGCTGGTGGTGGTCAACCGCACAACACCGGCCACGGTGTCGGCGCCGCTGATCTATTTCCAGCTGATCGCCGCGACCGTGATCGGCTTTCTTGTCTTCGGCGACTGGCCCGAGCCGCTTGCGCTTCTGGGTCTTGCCGTGATCCTCGCATCCGGCCTCGGGGGACTGGCGCTGGCACCCCGCCGCCAGACGCCCGTTGGTTCAACGACAAGCCATGTCGGCGGGACGAACAGCCCCTGA
- the dld gene encoding D-lactate dehydrogenase produces MSGAPMDRVSCTSFWSDPEGPLYAYLTHPGPSDWSMTMTPHLHTQTLADQIPVGPAPAFLEALRATVGPRHVLTTPRDTERFRVGYRSGGGEAEAVVRPGTLLELWKTLELCVNAGRIVIAQAANTGLTEGSTPNGDYGRPVVIVNTLRLSRIHPVLDGTQVVCHAGATLYDLERMLDPLGRDPHSVIGSSCIGASVVGGVCNNSGGALVQRGPAYTELALFARLEADGRLRLVNNLGVRLGNDPETILRRLDAGEIRPEDVDPQAGAASDHEYADRVRDVDAETPGRFNADPGRLHEASGCAGRLAVFAVRLDTFPRPAATEVLYVGTNSPEALATLRRRLLTELDPLPVVGEYIHREAWDMAARFGRDTRLFIEWFGTARMPVLFALKGWADARLRKIPLTSDLSDRILQVAGQLAPGRLPCRMREFRRRFEHHLILKVEAPGDQAARILDQTVGADGWFRCSPVEGSKAMLHRFAVAGAAVRYEAMNRRRTGGLVALDVALRRNDCDWIKPVPPALADQVAATLSYGHFLCHVFHLDYVLKKGADPAAFKKAMLEMLDADGAEYPAEHNVGHLYHAKPALAAFYEDLDPLARFNPGIGGTRRS; encoded by the coding sequence ATGTCCGGGGCGCCCATGGACCGGGTTTCCTGCACGTCCTTCTGGTCGGATCCTGAAGGCCCGCTCTACGCCTATCTCACGCATCCCGGACCATCCGACTGGAGCATGACCATGACGCCGCACCTGCACACCCAGACCCTGGCGGATCAAATCCCCGTCGGACCCGCCCCCGCCTTTCTGGAGGCCCTTCGCGCAACGGTGGGACCGCGCCATGTGCTGACCACGCCTCGGGACACCGAACGGTTTCGCGTGGGATATCGGTCGGGCGGGGGCGAGGCCGAGGCGGTGGTCCGCCCCGGAACCCTGCTTGAACTGTGGAAAACGCTTGAGCTTTGCGTAAATGCCGGGCGGATCGTGATCGCGCAGGCGGCCAATACGGGGCTGACCGAAGGATCGACCCCGAACGGTGACTATGGACGGCCGGTCGTGATCGTCAACACGCTGCGGCTGTCGCGGATCCATCCCGTCCTGGACGGCACGCAGGTCGTCTGCCATGCGGGGGCAACGCTTTACGACCTGGAACGGATGCTGGATCCCCTGGGACGCGATCCCCATTCGGTGATCGGGTCAAGCTGCATCGGCGCTTCGGTCGTGGGTGGGGTCTGCAACAATTCCGGCGGTGCCCTGGTGCAGCGGGGACCAGCCTATACCGAGCTTGCGCTGTTCGCGCGGCTGGAGGCGGACGGCAGGCTGCGGCTGGTCAACAATCTTGGGGTGCGACTGGGCAACGACCCGGAAACGATCCTGCGCCGCCTTGATGCAGGAGAGATCCGGCCCGAGGACGTGGACCCCCAGGCAGGCGCGGCCTCTGACCACGAATATGCCGACCGCGTGCGCGACGTGGATGCGGAAACGCCGGGCCGCTTCAACGCCGATCCGGGACGCCTGCACGAAGCGTCGGGCTGCGCCGGGCGGCTTGCCGTCTTTGCGGTGCGTCTGGACACCTTTCCCCGGCCCGCCGCCACCGAAGTGCTTTATGTCGGCACCAACAGCCCCGAGGCCTTGGCCACGCTGCGCCGGCGGCTGCTGACCGAACTGGACCCGCTGCCGGTGGTGGGCGAATACATCCACCGCGAGGCCTGGGACATGGCAGCCCGTTTTGGACGTGACACCCGCCTGTTCATCGAATGGTTCGGCACCGCCCGGATGCCCGTGCTGTTCGCGCTGAAGGGTTGGGCAGATGCGCGGCTGCGGAAAATCCCGCTCACCTCGGATCTCAGCGACCGGATCCTGCAAGTCGCGGGGCAACTGGCACCGGGACGCCTGCCCTGCCGGATGCGAGAGTTTCGCCGCCGCTTCGAACACCACCTGATCCTCAAGGTGGAAGCCCCCGGTGACCAGGCCGCGCGCATCCTGGACCAGACGGTTGGGGCCGACGGCTGGTTCCGCTGCTCTCCGGTCGAAGGGTCCAAGGCGATGTTGCACCGCTTTGCGGTCGCAGGGGCTGCGGTGCGATACGAGGCCATGAACCGTCGCCGCACCGGCGGCCTTGTGGCCTTGGACGTTGCCCTGCGTCGCAATGATTGCGACTGGATCAAGCCGGTGCCGCCCGCGCTTGCGGATCAGGTGGCCGCGACCCTCTCCTATGGCCATTTCCTGTGCCATGTCTTCCATCTGGACTATGTGCTGAAAAAGGGCGCCGATCCGGCCGCCTTCAAAAAGGCCATGCTGGAGATGCTGGACGCAGATGGCGCGGAATACCCGGCTGAACACAATGTGGGGCATCTTTACCACGCAAAGCCCGCCCTTGCGGCCTTCTATGAAGACCTCGATCCCTTGGCGCGCTTCAACCCGGGCATCGGCGGCACCCGGCGTTCCTGA
- a CDS encoding LutC/YkgG family protein, producing the protein MTARDRILSAIRNSLAPRRPDPDAIAAQAAALLADPQTTRPQLAAPDLADAFALKATALGTTIDHVAQMGDIPAAVRRYLADHGLPGVALQPAAELAALDWDGIATHADIAPDEAAGLGLALWGIAESGSLVVHSGPDNPILLSFLPLHHILVLHRNNLLAHLEDYAAAVQGAAQPRNAILITGPSGTTDIEGSYVRGAHGPGFLHVLLVGS; encoded by the coding sequence ATGACCGCACGCGACCGCATCCTGTCCGCCATCCGAAACAGCCTGGCCCCCCGGCGGCCGGACCCTGACGCCATCGCTGCGCAGGCCGCAGCCCTGCTGGCGGACCCGCAGACAACCCGGCCCCAGCTTGCGGCACCGGACCTGGCCGATGCCTTCGCCCTGAAGGCCACGGCCCTGGGCACCACCATCGACCACGTGGCCCAGATGGGCGATATCCCTGCCGCCGTGCGCCGCTATCTTGCGGACCATGGCCTGCCAGGTGTCGCGCTTCAACCGGCGGCGGAACTGGCGGCGCTTGACTGGGACGGGATCGCCACCCACGCGGACATCGCGCCGGACGAGGCTGCGGGCCTTGGCCTGGCCCTTTGGGGTATCGCCGAAAGCGGATCGCTGGTGGTGCATTCGGGGCCCGACAACCCGATCCTTCTGTCCTTCCTGCCGCTGCACCACATCCTTGTCCTGCACCGGAACAACCTGCTGGCTCATCTGGAAGACTATGCCGCGGCGGTGCAGGGGGCGGCGCAGCCCCGCAACGCCATCCTGATCACCGGCCCCAGCGGCACGACCGACATCGAGGGCAGCTATGTCCGGGGCGCCCATGGACCGGGTTTCCTGCACGTCCTTCTGGTCGGATCCTGA
- a CDS encoding lactate utilization protein B has product MTAPQTGFKERAAAALSDGALKIAIDRTTGTAERKRATALAAFPEFDAARERGKAIKDHVIAHLDHYLEMFERNATAAGAQVHWATDDAEARAIVTRICLDADAKLVTRSKSMLGEEIGLPHALADAGIERVETDLAEHIIQLAGERPSHIVWPAMHRTREQVADLFRTGHNPPPAAEDPGTMVQSARRELRAKFLAADIGISGANFLVADTGATCTVTNEGNAELTTTPPRIHIVTAGIEKLVPSTAHAFALLRLLVRSATGGEMTQYTTFHHGPKRAGDADGPEEMHIVLVDNGRSRMLGDEFREMLRCIRCGACMNHCVVYRQIGGHAYGGTYPGPMGAVLTPVLDGLAQSRDLAHACTMNGRCAEVCPVGIPLPTLLRAWRRRSWRERLEPGSVRAGIGLWAMLARRPALYRMASRIGVRALRLLGRRGWISTLPLARGWTAYRDMPRPPGRTFMEQYRADQARRGGGK; this is encoded by the coding sequence ATGACTGCGCCTCAGACAGGCTTCAAGGAACGCGCGGCCGCCGCGCTGTCGGACGGGGCGCTGAAAATCGCCATCGACCGCACCACCGGCACCGCCGAACGCAAGCGCGCCACAGCACTGGCCGCATTTCCCGAATTCGACGCCGCGCGCGAACGGGGCAAGGCGATCAAGGACCACGTGATCGCCCATCTCGACCACTACCTCGAGATGTTCGAGCGCAATGCCACCGCCGCCGGAGCGCAGGTCCACTGGGCCACCGACGACGCCGAGGCGCGGGCCATCGTCACCCGCATCTGCCTGGACGCCGATGCCAAGCTGGTCACCCGGTCGAAATCCATGCTGGGCGAGGAAATCGGCCTGCCCCATGCCCTGGCCGATGCCGGGATCGAGCGGGTCGAGACGGACCTGGCCGAACACATCATCCAGCTTGCGGGCGAACGGCCGTCGCATATCGTCTGGCCCGCCATGCACCGCACGCGCGAACAGGTGGCCGATCTGTTCAGGACGGGCCACAACCCGCCCCCCGCTGCCGAGGATCCGGGGACCATGGTGCAAAGCGCCCGGCGCGAGTTGCGCGCCAAGTTCCTGGCCGCCGACATCGGCATATCGGGCGCGAACTTCCTGGTCGCGGACACTGGCGCGACCTGCACCGTCACCAACGAAGGCAATGCGGAACTGACCACCACGCCGCCGCGCATCCACATCGTGACGGCGGGGATCGAAAAGCTGGTGCCCTCGACCGCGCACGCCTTTGCGCTGCTGCGGCTGCTGGTTCGGTCCGCGACCGGCGGCGAGATGACGCAATACACCACCTTTCACCACGGGCCGAAGCGCGCGGGCGACGCCGACGGCCCCGAGGAGATGCACATCGTCCTGGTGGACAATGGCCGCAGCCGGATGCTGGGCGACGAGTTCCGCGAGATGCTGCGCTGCATCCGCTGCGGCGCCTGCATGAACCATTGCGTCGTTTATCGCCAGATCGGCGGCCATGCCTATGGCGGCACCTATCCCGGTCCAATGGGCGCGGTGCTGACCCCGGTGCTGGACGGGTTGGCGCAGTCGCGCGACCTAGCGCACGCCTGTACCATGAACGGCCGCTGCGCCGAGGTCTGCCCCGTGGGCATTCCTCTGCCCACATTGCTGCGCGCATGGCGCCGCCGCAGCTGGCGCGAACGGCTTGAACCCGGCAGCGTCCGGGCAGGCATCGGTCTTTGGGCCATGCTTGCCCGGCGGCCCGCCCTTTACCGCATGGCCAGCCGGATCGGCGTGCGTGCCCTGCGGCTGCTGGGGCGGCGGGGCTGGATCAGCACGCTGCCCCTGGCCCGCGGCTGGACCGCCTATCGCGATATGCCGCGCCCGCCGGGCCGGACGTTCATGGAACAGTATCGCGCCGACCAGGCCAGGCGCGGGGGTGGCAAATGA